A window from Plasmodium malariae genome assembly, contig: PmUG01_00_27, whole genome shotgun sequence encodes these proteins:
- the PmUG01_00052200 gene encoding Plasmodium exported protein, unknown function → MIVEKLNNKNFFFNYFTFTLSVCTWQYFDQLTVFGSSLDNQCNNGCHLDTNIIRSLRIERNVNSSLKGRILASEDDFSLYNYNYDNFDSDYIDFEALYNQARINLYRRGNKKSLLKSTVTGFTKYDKQYEKYVMNTFFRNDKEFLRGKDNFLYVAKNFFKVITPILVGFMYFILSSQLFSSPFFCIVIPLLFFIVTVVYTLKKIAKCYVKGLSDEKKYMLIKRLEKEYF, encoded by the exons atgatagtcgaaaaattaaataataaaaactttttttttaattattttacatttactCTTTCAGTATGTACGTGGCAATATTTTGATCAG ttaacTGTCTTTGGTTCATCATTAGATAATCAGTGTAACAATGGCTGCCATTTAgatacaaatattataagaTCATTACGTATAGAGAGAAATGTAAATTCATCATTAAAAGGTAGAATATTAGCATCAGAAGATGATTTTAgtctatataattataattatgataattttgaTAGCGATTATATTGATTTTGAAGCGTTATATAATCAGGcaagaataaatttatataggagaggaaataaaaaatcattattaAAATCTACTGTTACAGGTTTTACGAAATATGACAAACAGTATGAGAAATATGTAATGAATACATTTTTCAGAAATGATAAAGAATTTTTAAGAGGcaaagataattttttatatgttgctaagaatttttttaaagttattaCTCCAATTCTAGTAGGGTTTATGTACTTTATTCTAAGTAGTCAGTTATTTTCATCgccatttttttgtatagtGATAccacttttattttttatagtaacaGTAGTATATACTCTGAAAAAAATAGCCAAATGTTATGTTAAAGGACTAAgcgatgaaaaaaaatatatgttaataaaaaggcTAGAgaaggaatatttttaa
- the PmUG01_00051800 gene encoding Plasmodium exported protein, unknown function translates to MVHYKAFIFTFLIWERENTKNCNSNNTCDVEQNELHIKLGMRVSRILYELDRIHSSNGHGSTISLLGTNSNNGNKKYGKNYKERVDSYENVNDDDEENDDDEENDDDEDFEKVKNPYADVYNSSVESLGDSSNDIFNKRGNKNGSNNNVKQNLKNYQNKNSQKTNYKITQNENVTKKHNEVNGLDSEFRKKLFDSKSSLSSSTENLGIYFDKYCNDSKKNNGHNKKTKRNYKDELDDKIDEVILRDKLAERDVLTNNKKENSSVKKQSDMNFPGFLLNYKYNQRDKYNYHLNHKEVVSECLKNLKEKEKKTLQKVLDSNMYDDVNPLDKKEVQEKFKTRSSNILKKKYNSEKDRRDIDSSSEDESVLRKKKTSYPKQKYLIVLLKTKNSSSKSMEDLREQIDKTMDNNTALIAHALLNKIEKVKNDISDMKEKHAKETQYLNSKLKRSVKRAFFCIPLIVLIVNITFLILLEVFYIFSFPSLFVIFTIVIGIFLSYVLAGKLLYGSPMKLIRNLFQINF, encoded by the exons ATGGTACATTATAaagcttttatttttaccttcCTTATTTGGGAAAGGGAAAATACCAAAAAT TGTAATTCAAATAACACATGTGATGTTGAGCAGAATGAACTACACATTAAACTAGGTATGAGAGTTTCTAGAATTTTATACGAATTGGATCGCATCCATAGTTCAAATGGTCATGGTAGTACTATATCTTTATTAGGTACGAACAGTAATAATGGTAACAAAAAGTATGGAAAGAATTATAAAGAACGTGTAGATAGTTATGAAAATGTTAATGATGACGATGAGGaaaatgatgatgatgaggaaaatgatgatgatgaagattttgaaaaggtaaaaaaccCATATGCAGATGTTTATAATTCATCCGTAGAATCATTAGGAGATAGTTctaatgatatttttaataagcGTGGTAATAAGAATGGCTCAAATAATAATGTCAAGCAAAATTTGAAGaattatcaaaataaaaacagcCAAAAgacaaattataaaataacacagaatgaaaatgtaacaaaaaaacataatgaaGTTAATGGATTGGACAGTgaattcagaaaaaaattgtttgaTAGTAAGAGTAGTTTAAGTAGTAGCACGGAAAATCTTGGTATATATTTCGATAAATATTGTAATGATAGTAAAAAGAATAACGGACATAACAAAAAAACGAAACGCAATTATAAAGATGAATTAGATGATAAAATTGATGAAGTTATATTAAGAGATAAATTAGCTGAACGAGATGTATTaacaaataacaaaaaagagaACAGTTCAGTAAAAAAACAATCAGATATGAATTTCCCAGGATTTTTgcttaattataaatataatcaaAGAGATAAGTATAACTATCATTTAAATCATAAGGAAGTTGTATCAGAatgcttaaaaaatttgaaagaaaaggaaaaaaaaacattacaAAAAGTATTAGATTCTAATATGTATGATGATGTAAATCCATTGGATAAGAAAGAAGTCCAAGAGAAATTTAAAACTCGCTctagtaatatattaaaaaaaaaatataatagtgAAAAAGATAGACGGGATATTGATAGTAGTTCAGAAGATGAATCagtattaagaaaaaaaaaaacatctTATCCtaagcaaaaatatttaatagtGTTATTGAAAACAAAGAATAGTAGTTCAAAATCAATGGAGGACCTTAGAGAACAAATAGATAAAACCATGGACAATAATACTGCATTAATTGCTCATGCGTTactaaataaaattgaaaaggttaaaaatgatatatcagatatgaaagaaaaacatGCAAAAGAAACCCAATATCTTAATTCCAAACTTAAAAGAAGTGTTAAACGTGCCTTTTTCTGTATACCGTTAATTGTCCTAATAGTAAATATAACATTCCTAATTCTATTGgaagtattttatattttttcttttccgtctttatttgttatttttactattgtTATTGGAATATTTCTTTCATACGTCCTTGCGGGGAAACTGTTATATGGATCTCCAATGAAATTGATACGTAATCTATTTCAAATTAACTTCTAA
- the PmUG01_00052100 gene encoding uncharacterized protein has product MKILRGESNENSLLNGKILETEYYYRPYVNYYDDYTNNYNDFKELYKREGIYIYKKKNKKSLLNSIVKTLKKYDKQYEEDVMDAFFSNNIGFISVSNDFSSVASNIFKVISPVLAVLVYFITSCIYFSSIPILLVISFMVFIFTVVYTLKKIAKCYIKTLSNEKKYML; this is encoded by the coding sequence atgaaaatattacgCGGAGAATCAAATGAAAATTCGTTATTAAATGGTAAAATATTGGAAAcagaatattattatagaccatatgttaattattatgatgattatactaataattataacGATTTTAAAGAGTTATATAAACGTGAaggaatatacatatataaaaaaaaaaataaaaaatctcTATTAAATTCTATAGTAAAAACTCTTAAGAAATATGATAAACAGTATGAGGAAGATGTAATGGATGCGTTTTTCAGTAATAATATAGGATTTATAAGCGTTTCAAATGACTTTTCATCTGTAgctagtaatatttttaaagttatttCTCCTGTACTTGCAGTACTTGTATACTTCATTACaagttgtatatatttttcatcaaTACCTATCCTTTTAGTGATATCATTTAtggtttttatatttacagtTGTTTAtactctaaaaaaaatagcaaaatgttatattaaaacccttagcaatgaaaaaaaatatatgttataa
- the PmUG01_00051700 gene encoding Plasmodium exported protein, unknown function, whose product MIFCYKNFSLLRKEFIQSNKKISKNNFTSSLERGKGKKIIKKSIRNKFIHLKLSEVLFVLLFFILQNKHIYESCVCTKLEGNKRGSRKLSNCIRKINRLCTRIKEDVKHKGIFKYLESKNIKGDDNEKDKICTPMDSKKINENGSKIFKTNKSTSNLKRIPFGYRGSDEAEKLTEEEIGEKINNLGDLVSVKEMYTIWNYVHNNEKKVYIKMQQAIRTYCEYLASIYGVPNKMKNEEYMKACKKMTYKFLEKEKKLRKNFYDLLKNGAVDRAKFISFIFETKKIWCINRNKMKNFWNIMLTKKSKRFWNDITQFRKVRAGM is encoded by the exons ATGATATTTTGTTACAAAAACTTTTCTCTATTGCGAAAAGAATTTATACAGtctaataagaaaattagcaaaaataattttacatctTCTTTAGAAagaggaaaaggaaaaaaaattattaaaaagagtATTAGAAATAAGTTTATACATCTAAAGTTGAGTGAAGTGCTCTTTGTTCTTCTGTTTTTTATACTACAA aacaaacatatatacgaAAGTTGTGTATGCACCAAATTAGAAGGAAATAAAAGAGGCTCAAGGAAATTATCAAATTgtataaggaaaataaatcGGCTATGTACAAGAATTAAGGAGGATGTAAAACATAAAGGAATATTCAAATATCTTgaatcaaaaaatattaaaggtGATGATAATGAAAAGGACAAGATATGTACTCCTATGGATAGTAAAAAGATAAACGAAAATGgtagtaaaatatttaaaacgAATAAATCGACaagtaatttaaaaagaattccATTCGGTTATAGAGGTTCTGACGAAGCTGAGAAGTTAACAGAAGAAGAAATtggagaaaaaataaataatttaggAGATTTGGTAAGTGTTAAGGAAATGTATACTATATGGaattatgtacataacaatgaaaaaaaagtgtatatCAAAATGCAGCAGGCTATTAGAACGTATTGTGAATATTTAGCATCTATATATGGTGTAccaaataaaatgaaaaatgaagaatatatGAAAGCCTGCAAAAAGATGACTTACAAATTtttggaaaaagaaaaaaagctTCGCAAGAATTTTTATGATCTCCTTAAAAACGGAGCAGTTGATCGTGCGAAatttattagttttatttttgaaacaaaaaaaatatggtgtataaataggaataaaatgaagaatttTTGGAATATTATGTTAACTAAAAAGTCAAAGCGATTTTGGAATGATATTACGCAGTTCAGGAAGGTACGTGCAGGAATGTGA
- the PmUG01_00051900 gene encoding Plasmodium exported protein, unknown function yields MMIEKSNKKIIFSKFFTLTLLVWMWKYFDNTSAFNSSLNNQNNNNCHVDTNVMRALCGEGNANSSLKGRILTTKYGNSEYDYYNYHDGEDSNYNSFERLHEQTRKNLYKRKKRKTLLSSIGKTLKKYDKRYEDKVMSAFYIDDRRNNDNVYNLQFIVSKVAQISTPVLLSIMYAFISFCLFTSTFIRIFLPFLVFIASILYTVKKFVKCYVKAIRKEKIYNSKGKIQMKYDY; encoded by the exons atgatgatagaaaaatcaaataaaaaaatcatcttttctaaattttttaccCTTACCCTTTTAGTATGGATGTGGAAATATTTCGATAAc ACATCTGCCTTTAATTCATCATTGAATAATCAGAACAACAATAATTGCCACGTAGATACAAATGTTATGAGAGCATTATGCGGAGAAGGAAATGCAAATTCGTCATTAAAGGGTAGAATATTGACAACAAAATATGGTAATAGCGAAtatgattattataattatcatgATGGTGAAGATAGCAATTATAACAGTTTTGAAAGGTTACATGAacaaacaagaaaaaatttatataaaagaaaaaagagaaaaactCTATTAAGTTCTATTGGTAAAACTTTAAAGAAATATGATAAGAGGTATGAGGATAAAGTAATGAGTGCTTTCTACATTGATGATAgaagaaataatgataatgtaTATAACCTTCAGTTTATAGTTAGCAAGGTTGCCCAAATTAGTACTCCAGTTCTTCTATCGATTATGTATGCATTCATAagtttttgtttatttacaTCAACATTTATTCGCATTTTTCTACcatttttagtttttatagcatctattttatatactgtgaaaaaatttgtaaaatgtTATGTAAAAGCAattagaaaagaaaaaatttataattcaaAAGGAAAGATACAGATGAAATATGACTATTAA
- the PmUG01_00052000 gene encoding uncharacterized protein, with protein sequence MDMSKTFRSLLDNQSIDNYHLDTKIKRILFREGNENSSLKSRILETESDYNIFDSYYYVHDNSYNSFERLHDQAEKNIYKGKNKKSLLNSTGKPLKKFDKKYEESVMNALYINDNEFMSGSNNCSSAAKHI encoded by the exons ATGGACATG tCAAAAACTTTTCGTTCATTATTGGATAATCAAAGCATCGATAATTACCATTTAGACACAAAAATTAAGAGAATATTATTCAGAGAAGGAAATGAAAATTCGTCATTAAAGAGTAGAATATTGGAAACAGAATCTgactataatatatttgatagttattattatgttcatGATAACAGTTATAATAGTTTTGAAAGGTTACATGATCaagcagaaaaaaatatatataaaggaaaaaataaaaaatcgcTACTAAATTCTACTGGTAAACCTTTAAAGAAATTTGATAAAAAGTATGAGGAAAGTGTAATGAATGCGCTTTACATTAATGATAATGAATTTATGAGTGGTTCAAATAATTGTTCATCTGCAGCTAAGCacatttaa
- the PmUG01_00051600 gene encoding Plasmodium exported protein (PHIST), unknown function — MMRNFFFSRPFNYTLLCQVLLFFLLQIKHINDHIVAVKSYHSDVCSRNLAHYNPLKFYELQISSSEDENENDDKDEDQVDDGNKGDNVNKGDDGNKGDDGNNGDDGNKGDDGNNNNVDELLFSKEQHVYPSYYDNRNYMTFDGASRVYDVPYNKYFKMACKNTGSRRKNSFGRKNDHLILHLLEKYIAKRIKNLGEYADEGEMSIIWNYVHKHEKKKYYKMRKKLMKYYKCLAFVCDIPKDVERRIWLKITEYMSRIFLRYDKNFCKIVYIYLEDGRAERWRFMEFINKYRVTHIKFRMIMYNYWKDKINKNFEAYQERCKQMGLKTRRIC; from the exons ATGATgagaaattttttcttttcaagaccttttaattatacattattatgtcaagttttattattttttttactacaa attaaacatataaatgatCATATTGTAGCTGTAAAGTCATATCACAGCGATGTATGCTCAAGGAATTTAGCCCATTACAACCCCTTGAAATTCTATGAATTACAAATAAGCTCTTCCGAGGATGAGAATGAGAATGATGACAAGGATGAAGACCAGGTTGATGATGGCAATAAAGGTGATAATGTCAATAAAGGTGATGATGGCAATAAAGGTGATGATGGTAACAATGGCGATGATGGCAATAAAGGTGATGAtggtaacaataacaatgttgatgaattattatttagtaaAGAACAACATGTATACCCTAGCTACTACGATAACAGAAATTATATGACATTTGATGGTGCTTCGAGGGTGTATGATGTaccatataataaatactttAAAATGGCATGTAAGAACACTGGTAGTAGGAGAAAAAACTCATTTGGACGTAAAAATgatcatttaattttacatttgttGGAGAAGTATATAgcaaaaaggataaaaaatcTAGGTGAATATGCTGATGAAGGGGAGATGTCTATTATATGGAATTATGTCCATAAGCatgagaaaaagaaatattataaaatgaggaaaaagttgatgaaatattataaatgtttaGCTTTTGTATGTGATATTCCGAAGGATGTTGAGAGGCGTATATGGTTGAAAATTACGGAATACATGTCACGTATATTTTTACGTTACGATAAAAACTTTTGTAAAATTGTGTATATTTACTTAGAAGATGGTAGAGCTGAGCGCTGGAGGTTTATGGagtttataaataaatacagaGTAACACATATCAAATTCAGAATGATAATGTATAATTACTGGaaggataaaataaataaaaattttgaggCCTATCAAGAGAGGTGTAAGCAAATGGGGTTGAAAACTAGGCGCATTTGTTAA